From Bradyrhizobium symbiodeficiens, the proteins below share one genomic window:
- a CDS encoding thiamine pyrophosphate-binding protein, protein MTIRNTRTGGQILIDQLVAQGVERVTCVPGESYLAALDALHDSPIDVMICRAEGGAAMMAEAYGKLTGRPGVCFVTRGPGATNASHGVHIAMQDSTPMILFVGQVDTGMREREAFQELDYKAVFGTMTKWTVEIDRPDRIPELVARAFRVAMQGRPGPVVIALPENMLTETAAVADAMRIEPAVSWPAPADIDKLGAMLAGAKAPLVILGGSHWTDEATKSIARFAERFDLPVATSFRRASLIDADHSHYAGDLGIGPSPGLKARIDNADVILLIGGRMSEMPSSSYTLFDIPTPKQKLIHVHPGSEEIGRVYQPELAIQATPAAFAAAVETLKPAGTVAWKGEPAKAHADYLAWTEKARELPGTFQYGQVMTWLRDRLPKDAIVCNGAGNYAGWIHRHHRFHSFAAQLAPTSGSMGYGVPAAVLAKRQYPDRTVVAFAGDGCFLMNGQEFATAVQYDAPLVVIIVDNSQYGTIRMHQERDYPGRVVGTQLKNPDFAMYAKAFGGHGERVERTEEFAPAFERALTSGKPSILHCIIDPRAISVGKDFAPAVKA, encoded by the coding sequence ATGACCATCCGCAACACCCGCACCGGGGGCCAGATCCTGATCGATCAGCTCGTCGCCCAAGGCGTCGAGCGCGTCACCTGCGTGCCGGGCGAGAGCTATCTCGCCGCGCTCGATGCGCTGCATGACAGCCCGATCGACGTCATGATCTGCCGCGCCGAGGGTGGTGCTGCGATGATGGCGGAAGCCTATGGCAAGCTCACGGGGCGGCCGGGCGTCTGCTTCGTCACCCGCGGCCCCGGCGCGACCAATGCCAGCCACGGCGTCCACATCGCGATGCAGGATTCGACGCCGATGATCCTGTTCGTCGGCCAGGTCGATACCGGCATGCGCGAGCGCGAGGCGTTCCAGGAGCTCGACTACAAGGCGGTGTTCGGCACCATGACGAAATGGACGGTCGAGATCGATCGCCCCGATCGCATTCCGGAACTGGTGGCGCGCGCCTTCCGCGTCGCCATGCAGGGCCGCCCCGGTCCTGTGGTGATCGCGCTGCCCGAGAACATGCTGACCGAAACCGCCGCCGTTGCCGACGCCATGCGCATCGAGCCGGCCGTGAGCTGGCCGGCGCCGGCCGATATCGACAAGCTTGGCGCGATGCTTGCGGGCGCCAAGGCGCCGCTGGTCATCCTCGGCGGCTCGCACTGGACGGATGAGGCGACCAAGAGCATCGCGCGCTTTGCCGAGCGGTTTGACCTGCCGGTCGCGACCTCGTTCCGCCGGGCCTCGCTGATCGACGCCGATCATTCGCACTATGCCGGCGATCTCGGTATCGGGCCGAGCCCGGGCCTGAAGGCGCGCATCGACAACGCCGATGTCATTCTTCTCATCGGCGGACGCATGTCGGAAATGCCATCCTCGTCCTACACGCTGTTCGACATTCCGACGCCGAAGCAGAAGCTGATCCATGTGCATCCGGGCTCGGAAGAGATCGGCCGCGTCTATCAGCCGGAGCTGGCGATCCAGGCGACGCCCGCCGCGTTCGCCGCCGCCGTCGAGACGCTCAAGCCTGCCGGGACGGTGGCCTGGAAGGGCGAGCCTGCCAAGGCGCATGCCGATTATCTCGCCTGGACCGAGAAGGCGCGCGAGCTGCCGGGCACGTTCCAGTACGGCCAGGTCATGACGTGGCTGCGCGATCGCCTGCCGAAGGACGCGATCGTCTGCAACGGCGCCGGCAATTATGCCGGCTGGATCCATCGTCATCACCGCTTCCACAGTTTTGCTGCCCAGCTCGCGCCGACCTCGGGCTCGATGGGCTATGGCGTGCCGGCGGCGGTGCTGGCAAAGCGGCAATATCCGGATCGCACCGTCGTCGCCTTTGCCGGTGACGGTTGCTTCCTGATGAACGGCCAGGAATTCGCGACCGCCGTGCAATACGACGCGCCGCTGGTCGTCATCATCGTCGACAATTCGCAATACGGCACCATCCGGATGCACCAGGAACGCGACTATCCCGGCCGCGTCGTCGGCACCCAGCTCAAGAACCCGGATTTCGCGATGTACGCGAAGGCGTTCGGCGGCCATGGCGAGCGCGTCGAGCGCACCGAAGAATTCGCACCCGCCTTCGAGCGTGCGCTGACCTCGGGAAAGCCGTCGATCCTTCACTGCATCATCGATCCCAGGGCGATCTCGGTCGGCAAGGATTTTGCGCCCGCGGTGAAGGCTTAG
- a CDS encoding aspartate/glutamate racemase family protein, producing the protein MQTIGLIGGMSWESTALYYKLINERVRDRMGKLHSAPLLLYSYDFEAIKQMQYAGHWSEAAVSLAEVAQRLESAGARAIVLCTNTMHKLAPDIVSSVTVPFIHIGDATAQRIRAKGYRRVGLLGTRFTMEEDFYIDRLRAHDLDVLVPPTEARADVNRIIYDELCLGVVADPSRRRYREVMAALVAAGAECIILGCTEITMLVGPDDTSVETFDTTAIHAETAADFAIG; encoded by the coding sequence ATGCAAACCATCGGCCTGATCGGGGGCATGAGCTGGGAGAGCACGGCGCTCTACTACAAGCTCATCAATGAGCGGGTCCGCGATCGCATGGGCAAGCTGCACTCTGCCCCGCTGTTGCTGTATTCCTACGATTTCGAAGCGATCAAGCAGATGCAGTATGCCGGCCACTGGAGCGAGGCGGCGGTTAGCCTGGCGGAGGTCGCGCAGCGCCTCGAAAGCGCCGGCGCACGGGCGATCGTGCTGTGCACGAACACGATGCACAAGCTGGCGCCGGATATCGTCTCCAGCGTGACCGTTCCGTTCATTCACATCGGCGATGCGACGGCGCAACGGATCCGGGCGAAGGGCTACCGGCGCGTCGGGCTGCTCGGCACCAGGTTCACGATGGAGGAGGACTTCTACATCGACCGGCTGCGCGCGCATGATCTCGACGTGCTGGTTCCTCCTACTGAGGCCCGCGCCGACGTGAACCGCATCATCTACGACGAACTCTGCCTTGGAGTTGTCGCCGATCCTTCGCGCCGCCGCTATCGGGAGGTGATGGCGGCACTGGTGGCCGCCGGCGCGGAGTGCATCATCCTCGGCTGCACCGAGATCACGATGCTGGTCGGCCCTGACGACACCTCGGTCGAGACCTTCGACACCACGGCCATTCACGCCGAGACGGCGGCCGATTTCGCGATCGGGTGA
- a CDS encoding nuclear transport factor 2 family protein translates to MAKDSKIIAANAAFYAAFSTGDFDGMEQMWAADDAISCIHPGWPAIIGRATVIGSWRDILQNPERPQIVCAEPQVIVDGDSARVLCIEIVDGTALAAANHFRRVGDEWRLVHHQSSPIAQIVEQAEDDRASHRVH, encoded by the coding sequence ATGGCAAAGGACAGCAAGATCATCGCCGCCAACGCGGCCTTTTACGCCGCGTTTTCGACCGGCGATTTCGACGGCATGGAACAGATGTGGGCGGCCGACGACGCCATTTCCTGCATCCATCCCGGTTGGCCGGCCATCATCGGCCGCGCCACCGTGATCGGAAGCTGGCGCGACATCCTGCAAAACCCGGAGCGTCCCCAAATCGTCTGCGCCGAGCCGCAGGTCATCGTCGACGGCGACAGCGCCCGCGTGCTCTGCATCGAGATCGTCGACGGCACCGCTCTGGCCGCGGCGAACCATTTCCGCCGCGTCGGAGACGAGTGGCGGCTGGTGCACCACCAGTCGAGCCCGATCGCGCAGATAGTCGAGCAGGCTGAAGACGATAGAGCGAGCCACCGGGTGCACTGA
- a CDS encoding HAD family hydrolase: MRAEAPVFAPADANELIRRAAALILDVDGTLAETEELHRQAFNHAFAHHGLDWQWDRALYKDLLRITGGKERMRAYHARLGGAAPLSDVDIAELHRIKTVHYAGLVETGCCPLRPGVAELLAAAKARGQRLAVATTTSHGNIDALLSQALGPGWAAGFDAIVAGDDVRHKKPAPDVYLETLARLKLGAADCVAIEDSANGLIAASRAGIPVVITRSMFFADDDFSAARCVLDDLSELAGKSRMEKQPHAQ, from the coding sequence ATGCGGGCAGAGGCGCCGGTTTTCGCACCGGCGGACGCCAATGAACTGATCCGGCGCGCCGCCGCGCTGATCCTCGACGTCGACGGCACCCTGGCCGAGACCGAGGAGCTGCATCGGCAGGCCTTCAACCACGCCTTCGCCCACCACGGTCTCGACTGGCAGTGGGACCGCGCCCTCTACAAGGACCTGCTGCGGATAACCGGCGGCAAGGAGCGCATGCGCGCCTATCACGCCCGGCTGGGAGGCGCGGCGCCTCTGTCGGACGTGGACATCGCGGAACTTCACCGCATCAAGACCGTGCATTATGCCGGGCTGGTCGAGACCGGCTGCTGTCCGTTGCGGCCCGGCGTGGCCGAGTTGCTCGCCGCGGCGAAGGCGCGCGGCCAGCGGCTTGCGGTTGCGACCACGACCTCGCACGGCAATATCGATGCGCTGCTGTCGCAGGCACTGGGGCCGGGCTGGGCTGCAGGGTTCGACGCCATCGTCGCCGGTGACGACGTCAGGCACAAGAAACCCGCGCCGGACGTCTATCTGGAAACCCTGGCGCGGCTGAAGCTGGGCGCGGCCGACTGCGTCGCCATCGAGGATTCCGCCAATGGGCTGATCGCGGCCTCGCGCGCCGGCATTCCGGTTGTGATCACCCGCAGCATGTTCTTTGCGGATGATGATTTTTCCGCGGCGCGGTGCGTGCTGGACGATTTGTCGGAACTTGCCGGCAAATCAAGAATGGAAAAACAACCCCATGCACAGTAG
- a CDS encoding SDR family oxidoreductase yields the protein MRLFILGLGYSARHFARQHGGSFSHIAGTVRDPAKRDDLAVIEVHGFSGGSPARETVERVRDADVLLVSIPPGTTGDPAIAAFGDVLAGGRRRIVYLSTIGVYGDHGGGWLDESTPPQSTLDRARMRVAAEQAWMDIGDTAILRLAGIYGPGRNALATLRAGTARRIIKPGQVFNRIHVDDIAGAIMAAIQHGSGGIWNVCDDEPAPPQDVIAYAAELMRVAPPPEEDFATAEMSAMARSFYASSARVSNAKLKRELGVALVHPTYQRGLDALWHAGEAR from the coding sequence ATGCGGCTCTTCATCCTCGGCCTCGGCTACAGCGCCCGGCACTTCGCCCGCCAACACGGCGGCAGCTTCTCGCATATCGCCGGCACGGTGCGCGATCCCGCAAAGCGGGATGACCTCGCCGTCATCGAGGTGCACGGCTTTTCCGGCGGATCCCCCGCACGCGAGACGGTCGAGAGAGTTCGTGATGCCGACGTGCTTCTGGTGTCGATCCCGCCCGGCACCACCGGCGATCCCGCCATCGCGGCGTTCGGCGACGTGCTCGCTGGGGGCCGCCGTAGGATCGTCTATCTCTCCACCATCGGCGTCTACGGCGATCACGGCGGCGGCTGGCTCGACGAGAGCACCCCGCCGCAGTCGACGCTCGACCGCGCCCGCATGCGGGTTGCCGCCGAGCAGGCCTGGATGGACATTGGCGATACCGCGATCCTGCGGCTTGCCGGCATCTACGGCCCCGGCCGCAACGCGCTGGCGACGCTGCGGGCGGGAACGGCCCGGCGCATCATCAAGCCCGGCCAGGTCTTCAACCGCATCCATGTCGACGATATCGCGGGCGCGATCATGGCCGCCATTCAACACGGAAGCGGCGGCATCTGGAACGTCTGCGACGACGAGCCGGCGCCGCCGCAGGACGTGATCGCCTATGCGGCTGAACTGATGCGCGTTGCGCCGCCGCCGGAAGAGGATTTCGCGACGGCCGAGATGTCGGCGATGGCGCGCAGCTTCTATGCCAGCAGCGCCCGCGTTTCCAATGCGAAACTGAAGCGCGAGCTCGGCGTCGCACTCGTCCACCCGACCTATCAGCGCGGCCTCGATGCGTTGTGGCACGCAGGCGAAGCACGATAA
- a CDS encoding dienelactone hydrolase family protein, whose product MSFETTMTSDVVGLTKIAPVSRRGFMSATAAVAAGYTLAAGPVRAEAIATDTNGLQVGDARIKVGSEQMPAYFARPAGNTKAPVIIVAMEIFGLHEYIKDVTRRLAKLGAFAVAPDYYFRKGTDLTKISEIKDLLSVVNAKPDAELLSDLDATAAWAGSQGGDATRLGIIGFCRGGRTVWEYAAHSGTLKAGVAFYGTLVDPANPLWPKSPMQLAPEMKAPVLGLYGGADTGIPVAQVEQMKAALAENKKTAEFKIYPEAPHGFHADYRGSYRKDAAEDAWKQAEAWFKKYGVLS is encoded by the coding sequence ATGAGCTTCGAGACCACCATGACTTCGGACGTCGTCGGGCTGACGAAAATCGCCCCGGTCTCGCGCCGCGGTTTCATGAGTGCCACCGCGGCCGTCGCCGCCGGCTACACGCTTGCGGCCGGGCCCGTGCGCGCCGAGGCGATCGCGACCGACACCAATGGCCTGCAGGTCGGCGACGCCAGGATCAAGGTCGGCTCCGAACAGATGCCCGCCTATTTCGCCCGTCCCGCCGGCAACACCAAGGCGCCGGTGATCATCGTGGCGATGGAGATTTTCGGGCTGCATGAGTACATCAAGGACGTGACGCGGCGCCTCGCCAAGCTCGGCGCGTTCGCCGTCGCGCCTGACTATTATTTCCGCAAGGGCACCGACCTGACCAAGATCTCGGAGATCAAGGACCTCTTGTCGGTCGTCAATGCCAAGCCGGACGCCGAGCTGTTGTCCGATCTCGACGCCACGGCGGCGTGGGCGGGATCGCAGGGTGGCGACGCCACCAGGCTCGGCATCATCGGCTTCTGCCGGGGCGGCCGCACGGTCTGGGAATATGCCGCCCACAGCGGCACGCTCAAGGCGGGCGTCGCCTTCTACGGCACGCTGGTCGATCCCGCCAATCCGCTCTGGCCGAAGAGTCCGATGCAGCTCGCGCCCGAGATGAAGGCGCCGGTGCTCGGCCTCTATGGCGGTGCGGATACCGGCATTCCCGTCGCACAGGTCGAGCAGATGAAGGCCGCGCTGGCGGAGAACAAGAAGACCGCCGAATTCAAGATCTATCCGGAGGCGCCGCACGGTTTCCATGCCGACTACCGCGGCAGCTACCGCAAGGACGCCGCGGAAGATGCCTGGAAGCAGGCCGAGGCGTGGTTCAAGAAGTACGGCGTCCTGAGCTGA
- a CDS encoding MarR family winged helix-turn-helix transcriptional regulator codes for MNLARESIELLEQVARILWFEGTKHGLRDREWMALRFLSRANRFSRTPSALASYVGTTRGTASFIIGELERLGYIERKRSATDKRSVMLSVTQQGKKFLVRDPVNVLVEAIAVLDDEVKIRFRDTFRHVLDQSDAAEQRHHTDVCKRCIFLREERTATDSKAAAEFSCRLFRSPIAEAEVDLLCTSFEHHRQ; via the coding sequence ATGAATTTGGCTCGCGAATCGATTGAACTGCTGGAACAGGTTGCACGAATCCTGTGGTTCGAAGGCACCAAGCACGGCTTGCGCGACCGCGAGTGGATGGCGCTGCGCTTCCTCTCCCGCGCCAACCGCTTTTCCCGGACGCCTTCGGCGCTCGCGAGCTACGTCGGCACCACGCGCGGCACCGCCTCGTTCATCATCGGGGAGCTCGAGCGGCTGGGCTATATCGAGCGAAAACGCTCGGCCACCGACAAGCGGTCGGTGATGCTGAGCGTGACGCAGCAGGGCAAGAAATTCCTGGTGCGCGATCCCGTCAACGTTCTGGTCGAGGCGATCGCCGTCCTCGACGACGAGGTCAAGATCCGCTTCCGCGACACGTTCCGTCACGTGCTGGATCAGTCGGACGCGGCCGAGCAGCGGCACCACACCGACGTCTGCAAGCGATGCATCTTCCTCCGGGAGGAGCGCACCGCCACCGACAGCAAGGCCGCGGCCGAGTTCAGCTGTCGCCTGTTTCGCTCGCCGATCGCGGAGGCGGAAGTCGACCTGCTATGCACCAGCTTCGAGCATCACCGCCAATAG